DNA from Bradysia coprophila strain Holo2 chromosome IV unlocalized genomic scaffold, BU_Bcop_v1 contig_81, whole genome shotgun sequence:
CTGGTTGTTctgtaaatttgtaaaattgttgaatgatAATTTTCCAAACGAATTCGGTCAAGGAAAGCCAATTTGAATCACTACATTCCACAGTTATCACGTCGTGAATTCTTAGTCAATGAAATACCCCAATTTTTGTCTGAAACAATTCTATGATATCCATGCAGAATGCACCGATATTGCCATAGCTGAATCAATTAACTGAACTGCAGTTCTACGCCAACGAGCTGAAATGTCCAacgaaaaatgcaatttttcccATTCACTCTTTTCAGATCAATTTTAACTATGTCTAAAATCGGAATCAACGGATTTGGCCGTATTGGTCGTTTGGTACTTCGTGCCGCCATCGACAAGGGCGCACAAGTTGTGGCTGTAAACGATCCCTTCATTGGTCTCGACTACATGGTCTACTTGTTCAAATTCGATTCTACCCACGGCCGATTCAAGGGAACAGTTGCCGCCGAAGGTGGCTTCTTGGTGGTCAACGGACAAAAGATTACAGTTTTCTCTGAACGCGACCCCAAGGACATCAAATGGGCTAGCGCCGGTGCTGAATACGTCGTTGAATCAACCGGCGTGTTTACAACAATTGAAAAGGCGAGCACTCACTTGGCTGGTGGCGCTAAGAAGGTCATCATTTCCGCACCAAGTGCTGATGCTCCGATGTTCGTCTGTGGCGTCAATTTGGATGCCTACGATCCAAAAATGCAAATCGTTTCCAATGCTTCGTGCACCACAAACTGTTTGGCTCCATTGGCTAAAGTCATTCACGACAATTTCGAAATCGTTGAAGGTCTGATGACCACCGTTCATGCCACCACCGCCACCCAAAAAACCGTTGACGGACCATCCGGCAAATTGTGGAGGGACGGTCGTGGTGCCCAGCAAAACATCATTCCAGCTGCCACCGGAGCTGCCAAGGCTGTTGGCAAAGTTATTCCAGCATTGAACGGTAAACTCACCGGAATGGCATTCCGCGTTCCCGTTGCCAACGTTTCGGTTGTTGATTTGACCGTTCGCTTGGGCAAACCAGCTCCATACGATGTCATCAAGCAAAAGGTCAAGGAAGCCGCCAATGGACCATTGAAGGGCATTTTGGAGTACACAGAAGAGGAGGTTGTATCGTCCGACTTCATCGGCTCCAACAGTTCGTCCATCTTCGATGCGGCTGCTGGTATTCCATTGACTGATACATTTGTGAAGCTCATCTCCTGGTACGACAACGAATTCGGTTACTCGAACCGTGTCATCGATCTTATCAAATACATGCAGAGCAAGGATTAGATCGGCCAAAGTGTTAGGATTTAAGTCAACAATCAGACAGTTTGAAAATTGCATCATAAACCCTGTTGAAACACCGGTGAACACCAGCAAGCTAGTCtgagagagaaaatgaatttattatttttcagctttttattttgtatccaaattggtcaaaacttttcatttttaaaaaacaaatcaataaaaattggtgCGTCCAACGCATCGTGTATGTTAAACATACTGATAAACACAAAAGTTCATTTAGGCTATGTCCAATATTATAATCACTTAATGTTAATTATGAATCTAATTCTTGGCATTAAAACCGTGTTATAGAATACAAAAATTagaagaaattgttttcctTTTGGTGTTGGTTGAGAATGGTCATCATCTTCGCATGTACATCGTCATCAGAGACGTTCGAGATATAGACACATTTCGTCATCATGTTTTAAGATTGCATGTGTTCGATGAAACTATTATCCGAACGTTACGTGCCAGACCACAAGTTCGCAGAACAAATCTACCAGAAATTCTCAAGTTCAAGGTGACGGTTTCTTTATTCCGCCGATCGTGAAATGTTACGagatttttgatttataatttgaaacaACGCCCACAGCGTGacgaaagtttgaatttttcaagaatAACTTTTGTTCAATGTCACAGAGAGAAGGTCAAACACTTGCAGATCTGCAGCTTCAAAgttgttgaatttttaaactgAATCCTTGCTCGGCCTTGCTACTCTGACACACTATGACCGTGGACccattttgttgtttcataGGAAATCCGATTCTGATAATTCCCACAAAGATTAATCAAAATCACGATGAGAAAAAGCGGTCAAGTGCCGTATGTACGTAGTTGCTGACTCAGTAACAGTTAGTAAAACTGATGATACCGattatgaaataaaaagtttttgaaattgacTCCGGGGTTGAGGAGCAAAATGTAGATTAGATTGTCTGCTACaatgaaaacatattttggaAACTATGGCAAGACGAAAAGGGAAACTATGGCAAGAAGAAGAGGAAAACTATGGCAAGAATAAGAGGGATTTTACAAAGTAGAATTTTTAACAAGATTTATTGGTTGTCTTGACTTTATGGAACATATTCTATAAGAGGCAagtagggtcttattgggtttaaaattcatccataCTGAGATAtttgcagttgaagttttcaaccgaaaaaagactgaaaacttacacttttcttacagaaatttctcgaggtacacgaaacgtacatagTACAACGtatcgtgtggggtgtcattagaaaggtaattgaatttgCTTTTAGGGCAAATAGGGTATTATGgggatgcatctacgatggAAAAGATGCATATACATCCACACTACACAAGACcatatttggcccaaaagcacattcaattacctttccaatgTCACCTCACACGACCCtctacggctcgtgtaactggggaaatttttgtaagaaaagtgcaagttttcggtttttgatttttgaaagaGGTTTTGGCTTCTACGTTTGAATACCTTTCTGGTCATATATaaaaattccactggaaaatgcgtccaaATGagtctgtttttcaaaaaaaatccgtctTCCGAAAATACTCACCAGTATTACCATCATGCGTTTCGACACGTATTCGTTGGAATTGACCTCATCTACAATCCTTAAATCCTTGCTGAAAGGCTCGAGGTATAAACATTCTCCGTTGCCacgatttaaacaaaataaccAGAGTTACCACTACGCCACCTCCAAccttttattgaattcattcTTCGTGTTCTTCATCTACATTCTTTTCGTGTCTATGCTTTTCCCTTTGGTACAACTCTCGAAACGTTTCAAATTCCTCAACGGTGACGCCGCACGTTTTCGTCGCGAATTCCCGGTCTGTACAGTCAAAGATGCTGCTCGTTTTCGGATTTTTACTCGGCTGCAACGCACTGACTTTGGGATTCTTTGGCTTGAACAGGCCCAGCCGATCCAGGAATACGTGACGCAATTTGATCTCGTCCAATGAATAGCTGAATGCTGACGATTTGGACGCTTGTGTTTCGTCCAGTCTCATCACTTGCGTCATATAATCCATCTTTGCCTTAGTGCACTGTTCGGTTTCTGCTAACACATTGGGCGATGCACAGAgaattcggaaaatatttatttcggtCTTTGCGAGCCATTTCAAAAATGACATCTTTTCCCTCAGCAGAGCGATATTGTTGAATTCTGAAAACAGCCGAAGCAAATCGTTAGGATGTCATTAATTCCGACAAGTCCGTCACGTTACCTAAATATTCCGGATTTTTTTCGAccaattcaaaaatcaatttcgattcAAAATTCGTGCACCGCAGACATTCAATACTTTGAACAAGTTTTTCCGGTGAACGTCTTAGCAGTTGCGGTCGTTTTCCTACGATTGTCATGAAACTGGCTATGTTGAAGCCTTGTCCGGTGAGTGTCTCAAACGTTTGTTGCCATTGGTTTCGGgtgaaatttttgagttgAGGCCTCTTTTCGATTGCATCGTCGATTAGTTTCGCTGGAAATTCATTTGTCTTACGAGCGGTAGCCGTCTTGAAATGGGACAAAAATATGATCACAACAGACATAATGTAGATTGGGTcttgttttgaaaattgaatttaccgCCGGTGGAACTGTTGTAGATAGACATGCCGAGAATGACCGGTTAAACTTAATTGCGTTCAGAAGCATTCGATGCATCATTATCAATTTTTCCACGATAGGAAACTCTTTATTGCAAAGGTTTTTGGTTATAAACAATGCATTCcgaagcattgactactcgttTGACATATTTGACACTTTAGTACAATTCtatttttctatatttctACCATTTCCACATTCTACTACATTGTGGAATTTAgcgattaaatttgaaaatttctttggtaGTCGTGAAAACTTGTCATTTCTGGTGGTTTCACCAAAGCCCGACCCGATCCACACAGAAAAATTCAGGTATAGGTCAATCCCGAAAGTAACAGTTCTGGTTCATGTCAGATTCAGGCCGAACTAATTCAGGTTTGAgtgaacccgaaatcgaaaattttagtgTTAGATCgaaccaatactctctctagcaaccaaactctcagctctctgtgtcaaattcaaatttgcatTCTACAAaaactattctacattttgactgactacgctgtaatttacatgtagATTCCAAAGGTTACTTGACACTTTCACCACTTTAAGAGCGCTCATTccttggcaaatttttagcctacatttgtgcgcaaaaatattagttttttgatgatttctctgaaaatcatttgttaggaaagtaaattttcgataacattgtccatgaaaatattgttcggtgaaatgacagaagtgaccgacttCCCGACAacgtcaatcattgagagtACTGTGAAATCCACGATCTATAAAAGTAGTTtctttgctagagagagtattggtcgAGCCCGAAATCTTTGTTCAGGCTCGGAACCAAATCCGATTCGGGTCAACCTGAGTTGAAACAGAACAACCCGAAACCGATCCGAGCCTTAGTATCGTAGTCGTTAAGACTAAATAAAAGTCTAAGGCTACCTTTTAGGCGTTCTTACCGTATCTTACAACGTTAAAATCTAAACTACTGTTAGAGAATAAACCAAACGGAAATTTCAATGCTATTCTCTCTGTCGTCAATTCATTATCCATACTTTATCATGTGAAACTGAGAGGTACGCACTCTATTTTTGTTAACCTGATTTCCCAGATAAACCATTGGTTAATCGGGATTAACAAAAGATTCGGGAACTGATTGGCTCAGTGGTAACGTACTGGCCTTCCACCAAGAAAGTCCGGGTTCAATCTCGGTGAGTGCAAATTTTGTATAGGATTTTTCCTCAATGTGTAACATGAAAGTAACGTTCCTAAGCGTACCCAAGCCTAATATTCTGGGCAGTTGAGGTGTTTGGTGCCCTCAATGAAACGTACATAGATGAATGACATGAACAAATATCTGAAGTCTAACTTTAGGCGCAGAATATAATCAACACCAGACGAGAAAATCCTAAAAGCTTTGCTAACCTATAGGCATGGTTCGGAATAACCACCTCCCCACTCGCCCGAGTTGTGTTTCATTCATGGCTAAATATCCCTCATTGGAGGcttacatccagcagtggataatAAAGGCAACAAATATAACCAAAGATTCACCATGATCAACGTGATTCACCAAAGGTTAGTCAGAGTGATTACCCCCTCGTTTGAGACCAAAATTACGACGCTCAATAATAGTGCCGTCGatataaacgaaaaaagatttcataaatttgtgATGTCTTCTTTTGTCGTTTCACGGCTAATCGCTTAATTTGGTCGCATTGGGTGATCCTATCAACCTCAAGCTCAAGaacattttttcacttttatattttttcaatttttcattccttCATTCTCTTTCATTCTCATTAAACTGAATGCAAAACTAACGTGTGATTAACAATTTCTGAACGGTTAAGATGATCCTTTAGTTCAGCAATTCACATCAGGCTGATTTTGTTatcttcaatttgtattttattcaatgaaTCGAAGATAACTTGCAATATCGCAAGAAAGGAGAAATGGTCTTAGGGCACTTACCAATGCAACAGTTTCTATACAATGTATATAAGTACATTCACGAACACCACcaaaaaattcgaattgagATGAAGTGGCGcattaaatcaaaatgacAATTGTTCATCTACTCTACATTAAGTCATGTAAGCTAATTATAGAGAATGAAAGTAGCCAGCATCGCTGCTTTCTCTGTTCTCTGTATATTAGACTGTAGTTGACttttgtgaatgaaattttaaaagtaaaatcgCCCGGTTATTGTTTCGGGTAATTGTCTTACAATTCTGACTCGTTCATTGTTTACCAAATAATCTACTTTCCGAGATAAgtaatttctttttgcaatTGGTGTCGTATGTTGACGTCACGTTAAAATATACAATCACCAACGAACCGCTACAGATAACTGTATGTAAGGTTCTGGTTCAAATCAACAATTCAAAACAACGAAACTCATCGAACGATATACACACCGTACACAAAGCGAAAAGATAAAGGTCAGTCATCTAAACTAATTGCGAACTACAACGGAAATACCACTTAAGTGCACTTTGAATAGTTGCGTGTTGTGTATATAAATCATATTCCTCAAAATtgataaatcaataaattaaagcTGATGAAATAAGTAGACGGTGGAACGTTTAAACGAGACTCAACATGGGACTGAAACTGTTGATCTTCATGATCGGATTTTGCTCTTATGGTATTGCCGACAACTCTAATTCGCTATTTTACTTCCCAAGTGATGGGCAGTCGGATAGTGACTGGTGGCAAAGAGCCTCATTCTATCAAATCTACCCAAGATCATTTCAAGACAGCAACGGTGATGGAATCGGTGACTTAAATGGAATAACTCAGCGCCTGGGTTATCTCAAAGAAATCGGGATTAAAGCGACATGGTTGTCGCCCATATTCAAATCCCCGATGGCGGATTTCGGGTATGACGTCGCCGATTTTTATTCCATCCAACCGGAATACGGAACGATGAACGATTTTGATAGATTAGTTCGTAAGGCACAAGAGATCGATTTGAAAATCATATTGGACTTCGTACCGAATCATTCCAGCGATGAGAACGTATGGTTTCGGAATTCGGTGAATCGGGTCAAGGGATTTGAAGATTTCTACGTCTGGCATCCGGGATTCGAGGATCCAAATAATTCGTCAGCGCGACTGCCACCGAATAACTGGATCAGTGTGTTTCAGAAAAGTGCCTGGCAATACAACGACAAAAGAGGGGAATTCTATTTGCATCAGTTTACCGTTAAGCAACCGGACTTGaagtaaatatgaaaattttagcCTTAAACAGTTCTAACGGTTCTAACCCAATGTACATCCCAAGTTATCGCAATCCTTCGGTCGTCAAAGAAATGAAGGTAAAGTAACACCCATCAGTAAACGCTTTAGGGAAATGTTTCACATCAGAAACTTCTTTCAGAATGTCCTTCGATTCTGGTTGGATCGTGGCGTATCGGGTTTCCGAATTGATGCCGTGCCTCacatatttgaaattgataaaGACGCAAACGGAAACTATCCAGATGAACCTCTCAGTGGCAACACAGACGACCCGAATGATTGGAACTATTTGAACCACATTTATACCAAAGACATGCCAGAAACCATCGACATGATTTATCAATGGCGCGAAGTACTCGACAATCACAAAAAGAAGCATGGTGGGGAGTCCAGGTAACGTACACACATTTCCAATGGTTCAGGAAGAAGTTGTGAACAATATTCCGTTTCAGAGTCATGCTGACCGAATCGTACTCACCCATCGATATCGTTATGAAGTATTACGGTGATGGCAAACGAGAAGGATCTCACATTCCGTTCAATTTCCTCCTGATCGAACAACTCAACAAAGACTCCAATGCCAACGATTACAAATCAACCATCGATTATTGGATGAAGAACATGCCACCAAACAGAACACCAAATTGGGTGGTAAAGCACACGCACATCCAGGATGTTGTCATTGAACGCATTTTAAAGTCACATAAAATTTAGATAGGAAACCATGACCAGAATCGGGTAGCTAGTAGATTTGGAACCGACAGGATCGACATGATCAACATGATTCTATTGACACTACCCGGAGTGAGCATAACGTACAACGGCGAAGAGCTTGGAATGGTTGACGTATGGATTTCATGGTAACGTATTCACTAAATAGCCACTCTTGACTCCCACGATAAATCTAAATTCTTTGTCCCGCAGGAATGACACGGTTGACCCAGCTGCCTGCAATACCAATCCATCTGTATACGAGAAATTCTCCAGAGATCCGTAATATGAGTTCGAGACTGTTAAGGCAAATTTCATCACTCACGCTCAAATTTCAGTGAACGCACACCGTTCCAATGGGACACCACCGCCAATGCCggattttcaacaaattcaaaGACATGGCTACCAGTCGCGACGAACTACAAAGATGTTAACGTGGAGGTGGAAATGACAAAGCCGAAGAGTCATCTGAATGTCTACATGACGTTGATGCGTGCCAGATCAACTCGAACCATGAAGTACGGCAAGATGCTGACCGAAGTTTTTAACGGGAACGTTTTGGTTATTTTGAGGTTGGTATGAAACGGAAGGGAATGTTTGAAGATAATTGACTGACGATCCCGTTCCAACCCAGGCAATTGAGCGGTGACGATAGCTACATCACAGTGGCTAATATTGGCGACACAACAGAGACAATAGATCTGAGTAATACAAGCAAATTACCGGATTCCTTGCAATACTACAGCGTGAGTGTTTCGTCAGATCATCATCCTGGGTAAATTACTGGTCCGATCATtcgaatttcaacaaaaaataatttcacaaattacgtTACAGGGAGACGGTTAGCAGTCGAAATATTGTCCTAAAGCCGAAGGAATCTTTCGTACTGAAAACCAACGTTGAATCGCACGGTTACGAATACTTTAAATATGTCGTGGATTAGGAGTGAATCTTAGTGAATTTTAGCAGTGACATGACCCATTAAATCGGCTTAGTAATATTTATCACTTGGCCTTTTGCTTCGTATGCACCACGCACggccgatgattttttttttcgcgttGCAAAACGAAATTAACTCCAAAAATCCGTCCAATTGGaacaatcaaaatgaatttttttaattggaataAGTACGAACGTACAGAACACTCAAGCAATTGCATATAGATCCCAGTCCGGTGAGCTTACATTCAACACAATTCTATTTATCCTTTTTGCCGGCATTCAATGAATTGTACAGCCGACCGACCTCGTTCGCAATCAAATTCTCCAACACCACCCCATTGTTGTCGATGtaactcgcacacgatttgGTTATTGAAGCAGCCCGAATTCCCTTGTTATCTTTGAGTGTCAGTATGAGCGTGTATTGGTCGTCATACCTTTTTGTGGAATGGAAATCGGAATAAGTTTTTGGCGCTGCTGGTTGTTTGGACAAATGAGAAAATCTTACTTTTTCATCTCGGAACTGGCCTGCCACGTCTTCGTCACCGAACCGTCTTTTTGGTATGCCACAGCGAAGATTCCCTTCTCTTTGAACGTTGTGTACAATGTGAGTATTCCCATCAGTACGAAATATGAACCAACGCAGGCGATTAGAACAGTTCTGCAATCAAGCGAATTGAGCATAATGGTCGAATATGGATAACATTGTCAATGAGTGGTATACCTAGATTCAGGGAACGGATGCAAGTGATCCCAGGCTAAGGCCACCAATGCAATTCCAACAGCTAAGCCGCATATAACTAAACGACCGTCGACCAATGCAAAGCTTTCGGCACAATTCGGTCGATCGAGTAGAGCACTTTTTACGGCATCATCAATAGCATGCTTGACCGCCGACCCATCCCATTTATTTATCTTCACTTCCTGCGAAAGTtaatcgaaagaaaatttgaattaaaaatgattCTGGAAATGCATTCAGATTTTTTTGCATGACGTGTCCATTGTGTATGGATGTGTTCAAAGTTGGGTTAACAAACAATGCAGCGTTAAGTATAGTACGCTGAATTTATGGCATTTATCGTATTCAGTTCACTCACTTCtgtttcttttgaatttttgtcatcttttttggattttgaagACATAATTAGTTTAATCGGAAAAACGATTTGTGTACACACGGCAAAGCTAACTCTCGCAAACGCTATCGTTGagcgaataatatttttgacagTCAAATGTCACATTCTATTTTGAAAGGTTTCATCTGATCTGCATGCGGCCAGAATACTTTCAAAATTTGGGCGGCAGATTTTATCGATACGACGCAACGCACTGCAAACGAAGTAGCAGAGCAGAATTTAAATAAGCTCGACGAATTAGTGAGATTTTCTCATATAAAGTAAGTTTTTAATGTTGGTATGACGCCACTGCGTTTCCCAAAATAAGGGACCAAATGATCGTTGAAAAATATGTTCTGGTGCTTTGTTTGCGTTGCCTTCTTGGCTTTTCGTCAAATATTTCCAGTTCGgcttttcatgtgaatttttgcAAGGTTctaaaagaacaggttaagacaactctgagttgatcatgaaggcggtgacacacaaattgcgtCAGCGGTTACAAAGTTTACAAGAAAAAagcaactaaaaaaaaccaaaattccgaattttcctaaaaaaacattttcttcgtgTTGATTTCACACACAGTCTGAGTGCGTTTATTAATTTAGGTGTCACCTGACTTCGTAGCTGTcttcaaggctgtatactttggggaggtcacgcagaccgccattttattagatacgcgggaacacaccacttctgatgactttacatatacaaaaaattcaccacatcattaagacgacgagaatcatcagggtaggtgaatttttgtttgaaaatggccattttatcatcaactgtggtgtgtaacccgcgtatctgtatctgcgtgacctccccgaagtatacagccttggctgtcttaacctgttctttgaGAACCTTGTACGAATATGTAAACATCTTGTATGGACAGCACAATCATAGCCATCTATACATCCATGTCTATGAGTAGAGTACAATTGAAGAGGCATCGATCCCAATTAAAGTaaaaaccaggtatggtctgttcatacaaaccggaggacatggcgatttcatataaacaaactcacctctcatgagaggtgagtttctttatatgaaatcgctatgtccttcgctccatacaaagtttgacattcgaccataccttgtgttgaagTTCATTGATGTCCTCCgctacatacaaagtttgacatttgaCCATAcattgtgttgacgttcattgatcGATGCTTtactgaaaagcatacatttaggCGTTTTTCAATTACTGGATCTTAGTTTACTTTTAATGATATTTTTCCAGCAGAATcctttattaaaaatatagaACCACGAACGTAAccacaaatgtgttagctttcaacagaaaatagatttggttgcagcAGTTTGACAAGCCTTGAGAAAACAgaacaatttatgaaaattttgataagaGTGATGAaccttttgaaaatttgtagcctatatTTCAGAGGAAAAATAttcggtttttgatgatttctcctgtgcagattgtgtaaatttatgtaatgtctgcacaggtttctccaagtgagTAAAGTTATaactcacaaaccaatttttactttttcaaaaaaagattttggttcagagaaataatcaaaacaacgaaaaaaaattcgcccaaatgtaggctacaaatttgcaaagggtccattggTCTTAAACTGCTGACTTTTCACGGAGCTGGTCAAACaactaaaaccaaaattaatttttatttaatattcgtggtcgttattgcacAAATTCAGCCTACAATTTGagctaagcatcgatgccttTCAAACGCACGGAAGGTAATTTGGAAGTATTTTGCTCTTCACTTCGGACTTGTTTTTTCATAAGACCGAAGGTACAATACCAGCAATGAGAATAGATTCACGGGTGTTTGGTGCTTGCAAAATAAGTGGAAGGCTCGTTCGCTTTACATAGATGTGGGTAATAGATCGAATTTAGTATGCTTCGTGGTCAACCGCTGTGACGGAGAGATTTATGGATTAACTCACTATATACCTTCTTCTCCTACACTGcgctttgtaaaaaaaacaactaaattttgcattttagtGTCAATAAGAAATCCCTTGATCTTCCATCCCATACACATTTTGCTGAACTAAAGCGACGAGTAAAAGACGTT
Protein-coding regions in this window:
- the LOC119072496 gene encoding glyceraldehyde-3-phosphate dehydrogenase 2, with product MSKIGINGFGRIGRLVLRAAIDKGAQVVAVNDPFIGLDYMVYLFKFDSTHGRFKGTVAAEGGFLVVNGQKITVFSERDPKDIKWASAGAEYVVESTGVFTTIEKASTHLAGGAKKVIISAPSADAPMFVCGVNLDAYDPKMQIVSNASCTTNCLAPLAKVIHDNFEIVEGLMTTVHATTATQKTVDGPSGKLWRDGRGAQQNIIPAATGAAKAVGKVIPALNGKLTGMAFRVPVANVSVVDLTVRLGKPAPYDVIKQKVKEAANGPLKGILEYTEEEVVSSDFIGSNSSSIFDAAAGIPLTDTFVKLISWYDNEFGYSNRVIDLIKYMQSKD
- the LOC119072498 gene encoding transcription termination factor 4, mitochondrial, with amino-acid sequence MLRNALFITKNLCNKEFPIVEKLIMMHRMLLNAIKFNRSFSACLSTTVPPATATARKTNEFPAKLIDDAIEKRPQLKNFTRNQWQQTFETLTGQGFNIASFMTIVGKRPQLLRRSPEKLVQSIECLRCTNFESKLIFELVEKNPEYLEFNNIALLREKMSFLKWLAKTEINIFRILCASPNVLAETEQCTKAKMDYMTQVMRLDETQASKSSAFSYSLDEIKLRHVFLDRLGLFKPKNPKVSALQPSKNPKTSSIFDCTDREFATKTCGVTVEEFETFRELYQREKHRHEKNVDEEHEE
- the LOC119072494 gene encoding maltase A3-like, whose protein sequence is MGLKLLIFMIGFCSYGIADNSNSLFYFPSDGQSDSDWWQRASFYQIYPRSFQDSNGDGIGDLNGITQRLGYLKEIGIKATWLSPIFKSPMADFGYDVADFYSIQPEYGTMNDFDRLVRKAQEIDLKIILDFVPNHSSDENVWFRNSVNRVKGFEDFYVWHPGFEDPNNSSARLPPNNWISVFQKSAWQYNDKRGEFYLHQFTVKQPDLNYRNPSVVKEMKNVLRFWLDRGVSGFRIDAVPHIFEIDKDANGNYPDEPLSGNTDDPNDWNYLNHIYTKDMPETIDMIYQWREVLDNHKKKHGGESRVMLTESYSPIDIVMKYYGDGKREGSHIPFNFLLIEQLNKDSNANDYKSTIDYWMKNMPPNRTPNWVIGNHDQNRVASRFGTDRIDMINMILLTLPGVSITYNGEELGMVDVWISWNDTVDPAACNTNPSVYEKFSRDPERTPFQWDTTANAGFSTNSKTWLPVATNYKDVNVEVEMTKPKSHLNVYMTLMRARSTRTMKYGKMLTEVFNGNVLVILRQLSGDDSYITVANIGDTTETIDLSNTSKLPDSLQYYSVSVSSDHHPGETVSSRNIVLKPKESFVLKTNVESHGYEYFKYVVD
- the LOC119072501 gene encoding signal peptidase complex subunit 2, with protein sequence MSSKSKKDDKNSKETEEVKINKWDGSAVKHAIDDAVKSALLDRPNCAESFALVDGRLVICGLAVGIALVALAWDHLHPFPESRTVLIACVGSYFVLMGILTLYTTFKEKGIFAVAYQKDGSVTKTWQASSEMKKYDDQYTLILTLKDNKGIRAASITKSCASYIDNNGVVLENLIANEVGRLYNSLNAGKKDK